One window of Esox lucius isolate fEsoLuc1 chromosome 25, fEsoLuc1.pri, whole genome shotgun sequence genomic DNA carries:
- the psip1a gene encoding PC4 and SFRS1 interacting protein 1a isoform X2 codes for MHLNIHVNSVPRSSKKMAQEFKPGDLIFAKMKGYPHWPARINDYSDGAVKPSNMKFPIFFFGTHETAFLGPKDIYPYLANKEKYAKPNKRKGFNEGLWEVENNPKVELSGEKQMMPSDNVTDKDSDSNPEGDEEVDADKRKSSKVSGTGSKDGQEEEEEEEEDGDDEEEEEEEEEGGMEVSEQGQPQGQDDPTPKDPDAPKPKRGRKKKSDAEPDSEKEDAANSPTSSPRGGEGVTPKRRGRKTKAEKMLLLQLQQKDRPGSGSDMDTAESDRKRKRTPEDKREEEEKRPDGRRKKEDNKAKEADGKREPETKRRRKVKGESSSDSDSEESKAAAGGRKRQQAAPMETPDKDDRQRRRQDEQKEQNREDGNKMEDRKGDKKKEISTESRLQRLHGEIKISLKIDNPDVKKCLVALDELGTLHVTTLHLKKHSELIATLKKIRRFKASQDVMDKATMLYNKFKSMFLVGEGDQLLSQVLNKSMAEQRQHEEAKKEAQKRAERARENDTDKMTNGDSSPEERHDSDKEKPTEQASPGENGSAAKDPEESALTTNYT; via the exons ATGCatctaaatataca TGTCAACAGTGTGCCAAGAAGTAGTAAGAAGATGGCTCAGGAGTTTAAGCCTGGTGACCTGATTTTCGCCAAGATGAAGGGTTATCCTCATTGGCCTGCCAGG ATCAATGATTACTCTGATGGTGCCGTGAAGCCGTCCAACATGAAGTTTCCCATCTTTTTCTTCGGTACCCACGAAAC CGCCTTCCTGGGTCCAAAAGATATATACCCTTACCTGGCCAATAAGGAAAAGTATGCCAAACCTAACAAGAGGAAGGGCTTCAACGAAGGCCTGTGGGAGGTTGAGAACAATCCTAAGGTGGAGCTGAGCGGAGAAAAG CAAATGATGCCGTCAGATAATGTGACGGATAAGGACTCGGACAGTAACCCGGAGGGGGACGAGGAGGTCGACGCCGACAAGAGAAAGTCTTCCAAA GTGTCGGGGACTGGGAGTAAGGatggacaggaggaggaggaggaggaggaggaggatggtgatgatgaggaggaggaggaggaggaggaggaagggggcaTGGAGGTCTCTGAACAGGGACAGCCCCAGGGCCAGGAT GACCCCACACCAAAGGACCCGGACGCTCCCAAACCAAAACGAGGACGGAAGAAAAAG AGTGACGCGGAGCCCGACTCGGAGAAAGAGGACGCCGCCAACAGCCCCACGTCCAGCCCTCGAG GCGGAGAGGGCGTTACTCCTAAGCGACGGGGCAGAAAGACTAAAGCCGAAAAGATGCTCCTCCTTCAGCTGCAGCAGAAGGATCGCCCGGGCTCTGGCAGTGACAT GGACACCGCCGAGTCggacaggaagagaaagaggacgCCGGAGgacaagagagaggaggaggagaagaggccGGACGgcaggagaaagaaagaggataACAAAGCCAAGGAGGCCGATGGGAAGAGGGAGCCGGAGAccaagaggaggagaaaggtcAAGGGGGAAAGTTCCTCGGATTCTGACAGCGAGGAG AGCAAGGCCGCCGCGGGGGGGCGCAAGAGGCAGCAGGCCGCGCCGATGGAGACGCCGGACAAAGACGACCGCCAGCGGCGCAGACAAGACGAGCAGAAAGA ACAAAACCGAGAGGATGGAAACAAAATGGAGGACAGGAAGGGGGACAAGAAAAAAG AGATATCAACAGAATCAAGGCTACAGAGATTACATGGAGAAATCAAAATCTCCCTCAAGATTGACAACCCT gatGTGAAGAAGTGCCTGGTTGCTTTGGATGAGTTGGGCACGCTTCACGTCACCACCCTGCATCTGAAGAAACACTCCGAGCTCATAGCCACATTAAAAAAG ATTCGGCGGTTCAAGGCCAGCCAGGACGTCATGGACAAGGCCACGATGCTCTACAACAAGTTCAAGAGCATGTTCCTGGTGGGTGAGGGCGACCAGCTCCTCAGCCAGGTCCTCAACAAGTCCATGGCTGAGCAGAGGCAGCATGAGGAGGCCAAGAAGGAGGCCCAGAAGAGGGCGGAGCGGGCCAGAGAGAACGACACCG ATAAGATGACTAATGGCGACTCCAGTCCTGAGGAAAGGCATGATTCTGACAAGGAGAAGCCCACAGAACAGGCCTCTCCTGGAGAGAACGGCAG TGCAGCTAAGGACCCAGAGGAATCTGCCTTAACGACAAACTACACCTGA
- the psip1a gene encoding PC4 and SFRS1 interacting protein 1a isoform X1, translating to MHLNIHVNSVPRSSKKMAQEFKPGDLIFAKMKGYPHWPARINDYSDGAVKPSNMKFPIFFFGTHETAFLGPKDIYPYLANKEKYAKPNKRKGFNEGLWEVENNPKVELSGEKQMMPSDNVTDKDSDSNPEGDEEVDADKRKSSKVSGTGSKDGQEEEEEEEEDGDDEEEEEEEEEGGMEVSEQGQPQGQDVAGIHRDPTPKDPDAPKPKRGRKKKSDAEPDSEKEDAANSPTSSPRGGEGVTPKRRGRKTKAEKMLLLQLQQKDRPGSGSDMDTAESDRKRKRTPEDKREEEEKRPDGRRKKEDNKAKEADGKREPETKRRRKVKGESSSDSDSEESKAAAGGRKRQQAAPMETPDKDDRQRRRQDEQKEQNREDGNKMEDRKGDKKKEISTESRLQRLHGEIKISLKIDNPDVKKCLVALDELGTLHVTTLHLKKHSELIATLKKIRRFKASQDVMDKATMLYNKFKSMFLVGEGDQLLSQVLNKSMAEQRQHEEAKKEAQKRAERARENDTDKMTNGDSSPEERHDSDKEKPTEQASPGENGSAAKDPEESALTTNYT from the exons ATGCatctaaatataca TGTCAACAGTGTGCCAAGAAGTAGTAAGAAGATGGCTCAGGAGTTTAAGCCTGGTGACCTGATTTTCGCCAAGATGAAGGGTTATCCTCATTGGCCTGCCAGG ATCAATGATTACTCTGATGGTGCCGTGAAGCCGTCCAACATGAAGTTTCCCATCTTTTTCTTCGGTACCCACGAAAC CGCCTTCCTGGGTCCAAAAGATATATACCCTTACCTGGCCAATAAGGAAAAGTATGCCAAACCTAACAAGAGGAAGGGCTTCAACGAAGGCCTGTGGGAGGTTGAGAACAATCCTAAGGTGGAGCTGAGCGGAGAAAAG CAAATGATGCCGTCAGATAATGTGACGGATAAGGACTCGGACAGTAACCCGGAGGGGGACGAGGAGGTCGACGCCGACAAGAGAAAGTCTTCCAAA GTGTCGGGGACTGGGAGTAAGGatggacaggaggaggaggaggaggaggaggaggatggtgatgatgaggaggaggaggaggaggaggaggaagggggcaTGGAGGTCTCTGAACAGGGACAGCCCCAGGGCCAGGAT GTAGCAGGCATCCACAGG GACCCCACACCAAAGGACCCGGACGCTCCCAAACCAAAACGAGGACGGAAGAAAAAG AGTGACGCGGAGCCCGACTCGGAGAAAGAGGACGCCGCCAACAGCCCCACGTCCAGCCCTCGAG GCGGAGAGGGCGTTACTCCTAAGCGACGGGGCAGAAAGACTAAAGCCGAAAAGATGCTCCTCCTTCAGCTGCAGCAGAAGGATCGCCCGGGCTCTGGCAGTGACAT GGACACCGCCGAGTCggacaggaagagaaagaggacgCCGGAGgacaagagagaggaggaggagaagaggccGGACGgcaggagaaagaaagaggataACAAAGCCAAGGAGGCCGATGGGAAGAGGGAGCCGGAGAccaagaggaggagaaaggtcAAGGGGGAAAGTTCCTCGGATTCTGACAGCGAGGAG AGCAAGGCCGCCGCGGGGGGGCGCAAGAGGCAGCAGGCCGCGCCGATGGAGACGCCGGACAAAGACGACCGCCAGCGGCGCAGACAAGACGAGCAGAAAGA ACAAAACCGAGAGGATGGAAACAAAATGGAGGACAGGAAGGGGGACAAGAAAAAAG AGATATCAACAGAATCAAGGCTACAGAGATTACATGGAGAAATCAAAATCTCCCTCAAGATTGACAACCCT gatGTGAAGAAGTGCCTGGTTGCTTTGGATGAGTTGGGCACGCTTCACGTCACCACCCTGCATCTGAAGAAACACTCCGAGCTCATAGCCACATTAAAAAAG ATTCGGCGGTTCAAGGCCAGCCAGGACGTCATGGACAAGGCCACGATGCTCTACAACAAGTTCAAGAGCATGTTCCTGGTGGGTGAGGGCGACCAGCTCCTCAGCCAGGTCCTCAACAAGTCCATGGCTGAGCAGAGGCAGCATGAGGAGGCCAAGAAGGAGGCCCAGAAGAGGGCGGAGCGGGCCAGAGAGAACGACACCG ATAAGATGACTAATGGCGACTCCAGTCCTGAGGAAAGGCATGATTCTGACAAGGAGAAGCCCACAGAACAGGCCTCTCCTGGAGAGAACGGCAG TGCAGCTAAGGACCCAGAGGAATCTGCCTTAACGACAAACTACACCTGA
- the psip1a gene encoding PC4 and SFRS1 interacting protein 1a isoform X4, protein MHLNIHVNSVPRSSKKMAQEFKPGDLIFAKMKGYPHWPARINDYSDGAVKPSNMKFPIFFFGTHETAFLGPKDIYPYLANKEKYAKPNKRKGFNEGLWEVENNPKVELSGEKQMMPSDNVTDKDSDSNPEGDEEVDADKRKSSKDPTPKDPDAPKPKRGRKKKSDAEPDSEKEDAANSPTSSPRGGEGVTPKRRGRKTKAEKMLLLQLQQKDRPGSGSDMDTAESDRKRKRTPEDKREEEEKRPDGRRKKEDNKAKEADGKREPETKRRRKVKGESSSDSDSEESKAAAGGRKRQQAAPMETPDKDDRQRRRQDEQKEQNREDGNKMEDRKGDKKKEISTESRLQRLHGEIKISLKIDNPDVKKCLVALDELGTLHVTTLHLKKHSELIATLKKIRRFKASQDVMDKATMLYNKFKSMFLVGEGDQLLSQVLNKSMAEQRQHEEAKKEAQKRAERARENDTDKMTNGDSSPEERHDSDKEKPTEQASPGENGSAAKDPEESALTTNYT, encoded by the exons ATGCatctaaatataca TGTCAACAGTGTGCCAAGAAGTAGTAAGAAGATGGCTCAGGAGTTTAAGCCTGGTGACCTGATTTTCGCCAAGATGAAGGGTTATCCTCATTGGCCTGCCAGG ATCAATGATTACTCTGATGGTGCCGTGAAGCCGTCCAACATGAAGTTTCCCATCTTTTTCTTCGGTACCCACGAAAC CGCCTTCCTGGGTCCAAAAGATATATACCCTTACCTGGCCAATAAGGAAAAGTATGCCAAACCTAACAAGAGGAAGGGCTTCAACGAAGGCCTGTGGGAGGTTGAGAACAATCCTAAGGTGGAGCTGAGCGGAGAAAAG CAAATGATGCCGTCAGATAATGTGACGGATAAGGACTCGGACAGTAACCCGGAGGGGGACGAGGAGGTCGACGCCGACAAGAGAAAGTCTTCCAAA GACCCCACACCAAAGGACCCGGACGCTCCCAAACCAAAACGAGGACGGAAGAAAAAG AGTGACGCGGAGCCCGACTCGGAGAAAGAGGACGCCGCCAACAGCCCCACGTCCAGCCCTCGAG GCGGAGAGGGCGTTACTCCTAAGCGACGGGGCAGAAAGACTAAAGCCGAAAAGATGCTCCTCCTTCAGCTGCAGCAGAAGGATCGCCCGGGCTCTGGCAGTGACAT GGACACCGCCGAGTCggacaggaagagaaagaggacgCCGGAGgacaagagagaggaggaggagaagaggccGGACGgcaggagaaagaaagaggataACAAAGCCAAGGAGGCCGATGGGAAGAGGGAGCCGGAGAccaagaggaggagaaaggtcAAGGGGGAAAGTTCCTCGGATTCTGACAGCGAGGAG AGCAAGGCCGCCGCGGGGGGGCGCAAGAGGCAGCAGGCCGCGCCGATGGAGACGCCGGACAAAGACGACCGCCAGCGGCGCAGACAAGACGAGCAGAAAGA ACAAAACCGAGAGGATGGAAACAAAATGGAGGACAGGAAGGGGGACAAGAAAAAAG AGATATCAACAGAATCAAGGCTACAGAGATTACATGGAGAAATCAAAATCTCCCTCAAGATTGACAACCCT gatGTGAAGAAGTGCCTGGTTGCTTTGGATGAGTTGGGCACGCTTCACGTCACCACCCTGCATCTGAAGAAACACTCCGAGCTCATAGCCACATTAAAAAAG ATTCGGCGGTTCAAGGCCAGCCAGGACGTCATGGACAAGGCCACGATGCTCTACAACAAGTTCAAGAGCATGTTCCTGGTGGGTGAGGGCGACCAGCTCCTCAGCCAGGTCCTCAACAAGTCCATGGCTGAGCAGAGGCAGCATGAGGAGGCCAAGAAGGAGGCCCAGAAGAGGGCGGAGCGGGCCAGAGAGAACGACACCG ATAAGATGACTAATGGCGACTCCAGTCCTGAGGAAAGGCATGATTCTGACAAGGAGAAGCCCACAGAACAGGCCTCTCCTGGAGAGAACGGCAG TGCAGCTAAGGACCCAGAGGAATCTGCCTTAACGACAAACTACACCTGA
- the psip1a gene encoding PC4 and SFRS1 interacting protein 1a isoform X3: MAQEFKPGDLIFAKMKGYPHWPARINDYSDGAVKPSNMKFPIFFFGTHETAFLGPKDIYPYLANKEKYAKPNKRKGFNEGLWEVENNPKVELSGEKQMMPSDNVTDKDSDSNPEGDEEVDADKRKSSKVSGTGSKDGQEEEEEEEEDGDDEEEEEEEEEGGMEVSEQGQPQGQDVAGIHRDPTPKDPDAPKPKRGRKKKSDAEPDSEKEDAANSPTSSPRGGEGVTPKRRGRKTKAEKMLLLQLQQKDRPGSGSDMDTAESDRKRKRTPEDKREEEEKRPDGRRKKEDNKAKEADGKREPETKRRRKVKGESSSDSDSEESKAAAGGRKRQQAAPMETPDKDDRQRRRQDEQKEQNREDGNKMEDRKGDKKKEISTESRLQRLHGEIKISLKIDNPDVKKCLVALDELGTLHVTTLHLKKHSELIATLKKIRRFKASQDVMDKATMLYNKFKSMFLVGEGDQLLSQVLNKSMAEQRQHEEAKKEAQKRAERARENDTDKMTNGDSSPEERHDSDKEKPTEQASPGENGSAAKDPEESALTTNYT, translated from the exons ATGGCTCAGGAGTTTAAGCCTGGTGACCTGATTTTCGCCAAGATGAAGGGTTATCCTCATTGGCCTGCCAGG ATCAATGATTACTCTGATGGTGCCGTGAAGCCGTCCAACATGAAGTTTCCCATCTTTTTCTTCGGTACCCACGAAAC CGCCTTCCTGGGTCCAAAAGATATATACCCTTACCTGGCCAATAAGGAAAAGTATGCCAAACCTAACAAGAGGAAGGGCTTCAACGAAGGCCTGTGGGAGGTTGAGAACAATCCTAAGGTGGAGCTGAGCGGAGAAAAG CAAATGATGCCGTCAGATAATGTGACGGATAAGGACTCGGACAGTAACCCGGAGGGGGACGAGGAGGTCGACGCCGACAAGAGAAAGTCTTCCAAA GTGTCGGGGACTGGGAGTAAGGatggacaggaggaggaggaggaggaggaggaggatggtgatgatgaggaggaggaggaggaggaggaggaagggggcaTGGAGGTCTCTGAACAGGGACAGCCCCAGGGCCAGGAT GTAGCAGGCATCCACAGG GACCCCACACCAAAGGACCCGGACGCTCCCAAACCAAAACGAGGACGGAAGAAAAAG AGTGACGCGGAGCCCGACTCGGAGAAAGAGGACGCCGCCAACAGCCCCACGTCCAGCCCTCGAG GCGGAGAGGGCGTTACTCCTAAGCGACGGGGCAGAAAGACTAAAGCCGAAAAGATGCTCCTCCTTCAGCTGCAGCAGAAGGATCGCCCGGGCTCTGGCAGTGACAT GGACACCGCCGAGTCggacaggaagagaaagaggacgCCGGAGgacaagagagaggaggaggagaagaggccGGACGgcaggagaaagaaagaggataACAAAGCCAAGGAGGCCGATGGGAAGAGGGAGCCGGAGAccaagaggaggagaaaggtcAAGGGGGAAAGTTCCTCGGATTCTGACAGCGAGGAG AGCAAGGCCGCCGCGGGGGGGCGCAAGAGGCAGCAGGCCGCGCCGATGGAGACGCCGGACAAAGACGACCGCCAGCGGCGCAGACAAGACGAGCAGAAAGA ACAAAACCGAGAGGATGGAAACAAAATGGAGGACAGGAAGGGGGACAAGAAAAAAG AGATATCAACAGAATCAAGGCTACAGAGATTACATGGAGAAATCAAAATCTCCCTCAAGATTGACAACCCT gatGTGAAGAAGTGCCTGGTTGCTTTGGATGAGTTGGGCACGCTTCACGTCACCACCCTGCATCTGAAGAAACACTCCGAGCTCATAGCCACATTAAAAAAG ATTCGGCGGTTCAAGGCCAGCCAGGACGTCATGGACAAGGCCACGATGCTCTACAACAAGTTCAAGAGCATGTTCCTGGTGGGTGAGGGCGACCAGCTCCTCAGCCAGGTCCTCAACAAGTCCATGGCTGAGCAGAGGCAGCATGAGGAGGCCAAGAAGGAGGCCCAGAAGAGGGCGGAGCGGGCCAGAGAGAACGACACCG ATAAGATGACTAATGGCGACTCCAGTCCTGAGGAAAGGCATGATTCTGACAAGGAGAAGCCCACAGAACAGGCCTCTCCTGGAGAGAACGGCAG TGCAGCTAAGGACCCAGAGGAATCTGCCTTAACGACAAACTACACCTGA